In Rahnella variigena, one DNA window encodes the following:
- a CDS encoding ABC transporter ATP-binding protein, whose translation MLRRFFSYYVPYKKLFFLDFGCAILAGLLELGFPMAIKTFIDKLLPAHDWVLIIGATVGLLLIYVINTLLMAIVNYWGHALGVGIETDMRAQAFSHLQKLSFRYYDNTKTGHIITHVTKDLEEVGEIAHHGPEDVFIAVMTFIGAFILMATVHVQLALMTIIIVPAMTWMVSRYGAQMTDTWRRLFGMVGNFNARIEESIGGIRVVKAFANEDHEQKLFASDNNNYRITKLKAYKIMTASLTLSYLSTRLVQIIVMIAGTWYVINDQLTYGGFVGFLLLVEVFFRPVAKISSVLESYPKGIAGFKRFTQLIDTSPDITDRPGAQVVSHLRGDIHYDNVVFGYTPVSKILNGITLSINAGETLAFVGPSGAGKTTLCSLLPRFYELDSGSISIDGIDIRDMTQTSLRHNIGIVQQDVFLFGGTIRENIAYGKLDASEAEIRLAASRARLDDVIDALPLGMDTVIGERGVKLSGGQKQRLSIARIFLKNPPILILDEATSALDTATEQAIQQSLAELSEGRTTLVIAHRLATIQNADRIIVVDKEGIVEQGTHESLLAQQGRYAQLHAAQFR comes from the coding sequence ATGCTCCGCCGTTTCTTCTCTTATTACGTTCCTTATAAAAAGCTGTTCTTCCTGGATTTCGGATGCGCCATTCTGGCCGGGTTACTGGAACTGGGTTTCCCGATGGCGATCAAAACCTTTATTGATAAGTTGCTGCCCGCACATGACTGGGTGCTGATCATTGGCGCGACCGTCGGTTTGCTGCTGATTTATGTGATCAACACCTTACTGATGGCGATTGTGAACTACTGGGGACACGCGCTGGGCGTCGGGATTGAAACTGACATGCGTGCTCAGGCGTTCAGCCATTTACAGAAACTGTCTTTCCGTTATTACGACAACACCAAAACCGGTCACATCATTACCCACGTCACCAAAGATCTGGAAGAAGTGGGGGAGATTGCGCATCACGGCCCGGAAGATGTGTTCATTGCAGTAATGACCTTCATCGGTGCGTTTATCCTGATGGCGACGGTACATGTCCAGCTGGCGCTGATGACCATCATTATTGTTCCGGCAATGACCTGGATGGTCAGCCGTTATGGCGCGCAGATGACCGACACCTGGCGACGCCTGTTCGGGATGGTGGGTAATTTCAACGCACGTATAGAAGAAAGCATCGGTGGTATTCGCGTGGTGAAAGCCTTTGCCAACGAAGATCATGAGCAAAAGCTGTTTGCGTCGGATAACAATAACTACCGCATCACTAAGCTGAAAGCCTACAAAATCATGACCGCAAGTCTGACGCTGAGTTACCTCAGTACCCGTCTGGTGCAGATCATCGTGATGATCGCCGGAACCTGGTATGTGATTAATGACCAGCTGACGTATGGCGGATTTGTCGGTTTCCTGTTGCTGGTGGAAGTGTTTTTCCGGCCAGTGGCGAAAATCAGCTCGGTACTGGAAAGCTATCCGAAAGGGATTGCCGGTTTTAAACGCTTCACGCAGCTTATCGATACCTCACCGGATATCACTGACCGGCCGGGCGCACAGGTGGTCAGTCACTTACGCGGTGACATTCATTACGACAATGTCGTCTTCGGCTACACGCCGGTGAGCAAAATTCTCAACGGCATCACGCTTTCTATTAATGCCGGAGAAACGCTGGCGTTCGTCGGGCCTTCCGGTGCGGGAAAAACCACCTTGTGTTCGCTGCTGCCTCGTTTTTATGAGCTGGACAGCGGCAGCATTTCCATCGATGGCATTGATATCCGCGACATGACCCAGACTTCGCTGCGTCATAACATCGGCATCGTGCAGCAGGATGTTTTCCTGTTTGGGGGGACAATCCGCGAGAACATTGCTTACGGTAAGCTCGATGCCAGCGAAGCGGAAATTCGCCTGGCCGCCAGTCGCGCACGCCTTGATGACGTGATTGACGCTTTGCCGCTGGGCATGGACACCGTAATTGGTGAGCGGGGCGTGAAGCTTTCCGGCGGTCAGAAACAGCGTTTGTCGATCGCGCGGATATTCCTCAAAAACCCGCCGATCCTGATCCTCGATGAAGCGACGTCCGCACTGGATACGGCGACCGAACAGGCCATCCAGCAGTCACTGGCGGAACTTTCTGAAGGCCGCACCACGCTGGTGATTGCTCATCGTCTGGCAACTATTCAGAATGCCGACCGCATTATCGTGGTCGATAAAGAAGGTATTGTTGAGCAGGGCACGCATGAGTCTCTGCTTGCTCAACAGGGTCGTTACGCACAACTTCACGCCGCGCAGTTCCGCTAA